The genomic interval TTGGACAGTGATATACGCATATGTAAGTGTAATATCAAATggagtaaatttatataatcgaATTTTATATAGATGTTCTTTCATTTTGACgcgaaagataaaataaagtcgTACTGTTTATCGCGTAGATGTAAATCCtatttgttttcattgattTGGTGGCGTGCCGCATTGCCTACTGGGTAATCCGCTTGCCGGAATGGCTGCCCATGGAATTATCATTTTTCGAGCGTCAGTTCCATATCTTGCGCCACTACGTGGCGCTATACGATCTTTGCTATTGAGGGCGCTAACACCTAAAAAGTATTTCGCCTGCTGAGAGAGGGCGTGTTAATTTATACGGTATTGAGACTTaacatgataaaataatatagtttatgtaggcctagattacattttattacgtttttaattacagaaaaaataagTGGATATCCAAATATGTTTGGTTGTTCAATTTCAGGGATCCTAATTTAAGATTCTAAGCATAATTTAggaaaattagtaattttttaaacgtaattttaccaaatttagcATAGGCCTAGTTTACATAAAAATGTAGCGGTCAGTCAAATTTTGTATAATCTAACcgaattttgttatttttcctTGTAGTTAGGGACTACTGAGACAACAATGCCTACTCTGCATACTTTTCgtgtaaaaatgttgtttaaatcGAATGGAATGTCTAGGtgcttaaaggccaggtgcgggcaaaaaatgtctattgatcatacattccaataattatcgatctatagtttcccctatgctTCATATTGGGATTTTATTTGAGTTACACaagaaaataagcactttcttatcagtggggggatagttcaaattacacagtaaaatctatattcttttgtacacaaattttgtaaatagagaggcattttaaaatgctatgaaaaataaacggtgtggtaaaaaatgttgagATGACTAGACTAAATATATGTAATaaaacttgaattttacatttctggttttattcaacttcagatttttattttcatgctatagcaaaaattatccaccgtatctccaccatctttttttacCTTCCAGGTAGTCACCAGggatgttattacattaggttaaactacctaactactgaaaaaaatccttcctggtttttatggcagaattttgccaaatatttgtatttgaacATATTaaaggaaattcatgttttttcgtcttgaattctgttaaaaacattttgatttatgtacaattaaggatattatatttaaaattcatgcctgtacttGAGCtttaaatgataaatttaaTTCTCGTTTATGCATTACTACGtcattcattaatattaatcaaGTATAACGGATTGTAACTAGCGTCATCACAAATTAATAGTGGGAGAGTGTATGCGTACGATGCGCAGATGACATGCATTCAACAACACACGCCTCCCCGAGGAAAAAGTACACACCCCATTCAACAACTTTTTCACTCTAtttaacaacaattttttttattaaaccttatttagtgatggtgaccctaaacagcatatgccgacaatcaaggggccctcataATCATGGACGTGTCGTCGTCCTTCTCATTCTCACTCAGCTATTTCACAATGCCCGGCGATTATTGCTTTATTTGATaacatttacaaatatattgcaatatttactTTCATTCTGATTCATTTCCtattcactatattttttacgCAAGGTCAAAAGTTATGTTTGCAAGATGTCTGTTTGATAAAGATATAAATCACGCCATTCTTTGCGTTTCCTTGTTAGTTGGTTTTACTGAATCTATAGGCTTAAAACGATAAGAAAATCGATAATAAAAATAGGCATAACGAACAACTAGGGTAAATTGGCCAACGTGTCAAGAGGACTTTGTAACCGTTAGCACATGTGCTCAGGAGTgctaatttttaaatagttgtCTACTTTTTATACttaaattatgtttgttttatttcagtatTTAGTGACAGTACTTAGGGTTATTTTTGCTACGTGCGAAGGTATCTACGGATTCTTCAAGCCTTCGGAACGCAAAAATGTAGCGGGTGAAACCGTACTAATAACTGGAGCGGGCCAAGGAATGGGCCGTCTCTACGCCCTACACTTTGCTAAACTTGGAGCTAAGGTTGTGCTTTGGGATATCAACAAGGAAGGCAATGAGAAAACGGAAAGTGAAGTGAAAGAGATGGGCGGTGACGCTTATGCTGTTACGGTGGATGTGCGACGAAAAGAACAAGTTTACGACGCAGCTAAAGTCGTGAAGAGTGAAGTTGGTAAAGTTGATATACTCATCAACAACGCTGGAGTTTTCTCGGGTGAATCTATCTGCAAACTAACCGATGAGCAAATCGTAAGAACCTTTGAAGTAAATACACTTTCTCATTTTTGGGTAAGTAgtttaaatgttttctttttaaatttaagaaaaGTGTAAAACGCGATACGGTGTGATTGTAACGCGTCACATTTCACTTTGTCCATCTTATCGACCGTAGGCAAATAATAGCATTGCTGTGTTAAGAAAGTTTTGTATTTACTTTTTATAGTAAATTGAATATAACCGGATTTTCCGCAGGCCTGAGCATAATTCAAAGATCCTAAGCCAGAATCCCAACAACTTTTCAAACTTTTGGCACTTCTATAATTACTGTACAAGGTAGTTTTTTAGGAGCACCTAACTTGAAACAGTAGTATTTAACGTATTAAATAGCGCCTAGCACAAATATTTCTAAGCGTTTTACACAAAAAAGCGCTTATATAAAATACTACTAAAATTGAAGATGATACAGGGGAACCATTTTCATTGTTCCGTTTTCCAGCACTTTAAAGCTCCCAAATGTTAGTTCTCTGTAAATGTAATTCAAAGGAACTCGAGTGAGGATCGGAATGCGTTGATGAAGTTGGctcaatacatttattttaaactgaaactaatttaaaatgatagaaacaaaatgtaaaatacatgattttttttttctgaatatttCATAGACAATAAGAGCATTTCTTCCGGACATGTTGGAGGACGATTACGGACACATAGTAACAGTCTCATCATTGGCGGGGAAATTTGGAACCATCCCACGTTTAACGGATTACTGCGCATCCAAGTACGCAGCTGTCGGATTGACGGAATGTTTAGATTGTGAACTTCGAAGTACGGGGAACACTGGAGTTAAAACTACTCTTATATGTCCTTTCTTCATTGATACCGGTTTTATTCACGGTATCACAATCAAGTAAGCAGGTCGTAGTGTTACAAACTAAAGCTTAGTTTCCACTAgaaacgcaacacaaggacgtagaCACGACAAaaaacgcaagcgagttgaccaatgcgaataatccattgcttgtcattggtcaaataacttacgttcttgcgttgcgtctctctAGTAGGTACCAAACATTTTCACGGAAAGTGTCCTCTACCTAATCAACATCAATCaatacattaaacaaaaaacaatgagTTATGTTCCATTTACCTAAAAGTAAATAATGCAATTACCAATCATTTCAACCAATTGAACTAACGTCGATCATTTCAACAAAATGGAACAAACATCGATCATTTCAACAAAATGGAACAAACGTCAATCCTTTTAACAAAATGGAACAAACATCAATCCTTTTAACAAAATGGAATAAACATCACtcatttttcaacaaaaatggAACTAACATTCAACAAAATGAACTAACATTCAACAAAATTGATCTATCTTTCAACAAAATGTAACAAACCTCGATCATTTCAACAAAATGGAACTAACATCGATCATTTCAACAAACATCACTCATGTCAACAAAATGGAACAAACATCACTCATGTCAACAAAATGGAACAAACATCACTCATATCAACAAAATGTCATCGATGGAACTAATATCAACACTTTCAACAAAATGGAACTAACATCAATGCTTTCGACAACCAAATGGAACGATAATGGAGCTAATGTCAATCCTTTTTTTCCATAGACATGGTGATGATATTCTGAAGAAAGAGGAAGTAGCCAATCTTGTGGTCGACGCGATTCTAAGAGAAAAACGAGAATGTATGATTCCTTTTAACTGGAACCTAAAAGCAGTATTAAAAACGTAAGTGGCTTGTTGTCTCAAGTGAAATCATATGATTATCAGTAATATCATCACCGATGGAACAAAGGCGATACAACTTTAAAAATGTCTAAACTCAATTTATACATTTtgcaaaaatatattataattgtatatttatatgattttattcattttgcAGGTTACTGCCATTCCAGGCACAGAATGTTTTAGAGAAGTTCTTTGCCATAAACGTGCGGTCACAGTCCGCTTTCCGCCACTAATTCAACACGATTTTCAGAACTCGAACGAGTAGCCGAATTGGTTCAAATTGTTCCATCGTATTTATATAATCAATTCTTTTTTGAACTAGACAAAgctattatgtttttttttgtaagattGCTTTTTATAATTTGTGTGTATTAATGATTTTTGCCTTTGTAtgttaaaagaaaaattatGCAACCGACTCAGTTAAATCACGGAGATAACCTCCATGGTGAAATCATGTAGATCCTGTTTTCAATTTCCAACAACCAGGAATCGTAAGTTATGCAAAGAAGTCTCATATGTCTAACATACAGAGTAGTGGGGAGGATTTTATAACAGAAGGGTCGCGTGCTGTGACAGGGGTATACTATATAggttatacaaacacatattTTGGCACTAAAggcgtttcatatgtataatacttccagcttaattaatttgtttcagACAAAAACATTTTACACCAACTGGTGGACCAATAACATTAAAAAGAGGGACAAGTCACACGAAAAAACCCTAAAAAAACTGTCCTGGTTTTAGGAAAAATATACTTAATATTGTATATCTaggaataataaaataaataaaataaataaaaaagaacatAAAAATTGATTACTGTActgttaaatattattattaatattgttttagagAATAAAGTAAAGTCAACCAATGTACGGTTGAATATAAATACACAGCATAAGTAAATGAATATCTACAAAActatttagaaaaaatatatttacattcaaATAATCAATACTATAAACAAGTGATGACTACAaacacagtagaacctctattaaggggacactctcAGGACCAAACAAAGTTCCCCTTTAAACAttgattcccactaggatgcattGAAAGCACATAATAATATGCGTAACATAACATaatttgactaatcacaagcaacagtctGAGTAGTCATTTGCCACTGTTGAGTATACATTCTTGTATTgtgtcctagtggaaaccaagctttataggaatgtcctctgaataggggtgtgtttgaataggggtgtctctgCATAGAGGTATATTTAAATAGGCATgtttgaataggggtgtcccaaatgaggggtgtcccaaatgaggggtgtcccaaatgaggtgttctactgtattatattagcagttgatatattattttaaatggcGTTTTATATTTGACATTGGTATCAGAATTTCAGAATTGCCGAGGCCTGTAAATaccgtcgtgaggtggtttcccgattaatcgtacgatcaaaacggtactgggtatgatcaactagcgttcgtgttcccacctaaccatccattcatagaagtactgatgaagatatcaatctgtggtgacaatagaatggacccgagacctggctatcttcgacttttacAGATTTCTTTCAAGATACCAAGATAACAGTTTGTAACAATATGTTactttttgatttttttgtgtgtgaatCGGGTTAACAATTATGTGTGTTTGGAATTAGAATACACTTATAATTATACTTAAGGCCTTGATATActtaatttaaattgaatacagtttgtatgaaatattattttttatatctaatAAAACAAAGACATAATTCTATCAACACCACAAAACACTCATTCTGACAGGTTAATTTTGAAAGGCcagtaaaaaaattacaaaaaaacccTCGTCtataaaactgttttaaaaacttaacaaaataaaatttatgttAACTGTGATGCATTACAAGTTCATGCATAATTGTTTAATTCTTAAAAATTAATTTCCGTATTTGACCACATTTGCATAAAAAAAGGAAGGTTCAGTATggatattttatattcaaatgAGCAGAATTTTAGTTTgccatttatattattataatactttgCTACAAATTTCAGATTAATATAtcttaattatatataattaattatataatctgAATGTGTAAGgattttttcaaatattgaCACGTAGATGATTCTAAACATGAATTCTAAATTTCTGGGTGCAAATTCACCATTCCAGAGggataggattttttttttataagaaacAGCACTTTGGTTTCCATATGCACACATAGGAAATAGGACTTTTTTTTTGGAGGAAGGGGAGGGGGGGGGTTGTGTGTGTACCACCTATCCGCCTGCGTCAGCATATGGCTCTCGCCTATGTATTGGCAAGTTGCTTTGGGGAAAAGACAGCAAGGAAAATATACCTTTTACACATGCTTTCCGCAAATCAAAGCAACTAATTCGACACATTTTAAGTTcgaatttttttaaagataataataaataatctttACAGTGTATGCACTatcaaaactttatgtgacaaaaaaatgtgatgtgcccatatacatatatgaacatgatgataccataccatatttgggcacatcacacattttttttgtcaaactagtttgatagtgtagacaaagctttacacaGTGTAGGCATAAATATTTTCAACTTCCTCGTCTATCATTGGTTTACGGTAATGGAAATATTCCTGGAAATTATGACGAATACCTCGGTCAAATGGGTTGTGGTAGTGGCCGTTAGCGTCTTTTAAGTAATCATATTTCTTATAGTTGATTCGTTCATTTGTGTTGGTATTCGTAATTGCCATAAACCACTGGAAAATAAAAAAGGTATGTTAAATAAGAACGTGAAGAAAGGCATGGCTTAGGAAGGGGAGTTATTTAAAAAGTATCTATAGTTCAAAGTGGGCTCtcacaaaagacaaaacaatAATATGTATACAATAGATCCGCTATTAAGGGACACATTTGGTACCCAACCAAGGGGTGTCTATTAAGGGTTGACCATCGTGTTAAAATAGACATTTCCACTAATTCGTTTCATTGTAAATTTTCCCCTGAATGTAGATGTCCCACAAGAGCTCCTACTATTAGATGCAAAGACATAAACGCAATACAAATGACTAAAAAAAACGATGAGCCAAAATCATCTAAAGCCCCTGTATTTATGGGTTAAATACTTTGGTTGCATAATAGTGGGCACCTAGCCTAGAAATAGCCTCAAATTGGAATTCTGAGTGGGTACCTAGCTTTAAGAAATAGCTGTAACAGTCTCAAATTGGAGTGTATTGTAAACAATAACAGAATCACAATTAGAGTACGTTAATTCTCAAAAAGCTTACCGTGGCAAAACATAAACCAGAAGTTATTAGGCCGAAGAAACTGCATTCGGCAATGCCTATGGCATACAAGACATTCCAGCCTTCCaagttgatgatgatgtagGAAAAGTAAAAGGTAAATAAAGATAGCAATGACACACAAGTTGTGAAGCCTACAAAGTATGTcctaaaaacagaaaaaaatatattattcatttcCCTTATTTCAgatagtacatccatatacaaatcttattaaaattataaaatatattcaagATTACGTACAAATTACTTTGGATATTAAgtatggataaactattttataattgttcGTATTAAGGTAGTGGAGTTTAAAGTTGTGAGTTACCACTCTTGCActtggtcaggattgaaccctggaccttgggattggaaggcaagcaagCACAtaaaccaccaagctacattCCCACTACTAGCATACTTTCTGGAGTCACAATGCCAATTGGTTTGGGAGCATATCGTTTTCTGATGATTAATAATCTCTGACGCCATGTTGTATGAAAACGTTTGAAATAGAAATTATCAAACCAAACATTTGTTACTTATCAATGGATTCATAATCTCTGCCGTTATTgtccaaaaacaacaattcaaAACATATAGAGCGACTTACCTATTTCTATATCCTACACAGTTATACACATATGGACAATGATGGTCAAAATGCGCTACGCATCGGTTACATATACGACAGTGCTTGGCTCTCATTGGTTTAACCAGATGACACGTATGACACAGACGCTTTAATGGATTTTGACCCTGTTTCCATTCATCAAAGTGAGCTACctgtaaaacaaaattgaaatactGGTTTATAGAAAGCAAAACTATGCATTCAGGACCAAACAAAGTATTCAATTAGTAAGGGTGTCCCCAGAATTAGGGTTTGTCGTAGTTTTAtaacatatatttccccttgttcagTTGGAAAGTGTCCCCCTCAATAGGAGTGTCCCAAATTAGTAGTTCTACTGTATTACTACAAGCTACTCTAAACAAGGCAATctacaggatgctgagctccagagataaaagggtttatctgttgctgcgacacgatcagttccacactCCTTAACAGACACCGCACGCAGCGGAGATTATGTccgtagtacagtactgttggtatttttcgcagccagacataagatcaaaagaCTGTTACGatttcctatcttggcaaggtgagccaagtgtcctgttgttagattgccttgctctAAATGCACTTACTCTTTTAATTGCTTGATCATAATCTGAGGAATTCTTTGGAAGAAACCCTGGATCCATTGTGTACGCTTTATACAACATGTACCACATGACAATATTAACAGCTATAAATAGATAATGAATTCCAGGTGAAAGGGCAAAGGTAGCCGGCACAcactgaaaaaaaatttaatgtgATATTAAATTCTTTGACAACAGAATTgctaatttaaaaatgaaagcaTTCAGAAacaactgagtgaagtacttggaaAAATATATCAGGGAAAACTATATTCTAAAGAGAGATGGCTCACTACTTGATATTTCGGCCCCATGTTATATAAATCGAAAGGCAagtaatgacaatgctgtgggtatatcagtggctggatctcaattgagatacaaaataaaataagcaaaaagctaaatcaaaacgataaagtaaaacaacctgaaaaattagcagagctttcgggcaacactagcccttcattaGTGCAAGGTCCCAAGGAATacagagggcgtgctattttatatttcagCTCATAATGAAGATACAGGTACCTCTGACTTTAATATAATAAGCTTTTGTGATGTCACCAATTCTTCTGAAAATCAATACGCATGTTCTGCAAGTATATACTTATAAACACCCCAACATTCTggacaataatttaaacaaatgtgGATGCTATCGTGCGaacaaacaaagcaagtacttgacaaaaattaattttgccaagtaaaaagatattttagttgaaattcatattgtataatattgtgTTAATGTGTTAATACTAGGCAGAGTTATAAATTCAAATATCAATAAATCTTTTGTCTAGGAattcaaatacagtaataaagTCTTAGGAACCAACCATAACATttccaaaacaaacaaaaaactgatTTACAGTACTGtcttaatttcatttcataatctaataattatttacaaagaaCCAATATATTACCTTAAATATGTACATTGGGTATCcccaaaataaaacattgaaaatataaaacagaaAAGGACCTTTGCTTTTGCCGGCAGGACCAAATATAATACTCCTAAATAAAAAGAgagagagaaaatatttttagtaataCATAAAAAATTTAACTGCTCTTTCTAACCATATAGAGagaatttcttttatttcccTACTCAATTCTTTTCTGTCCTAAAACAACTGTTTGTCTTTGATTACCTTTTTGGAAAGAAATACTGTAGGTACACAGGCCTACtctgaaaacaataaaataacttATTGGGATAGCGATTAAATTTACTTTGTTCAATAAAGTGATGGGGCACTGTAAAGGTGGCGCTGTCCTTTCAAGCGATGCTTGTACACTGTTGAAAGCTCTTAAATATCTGTTTGTAGTGATCGTTTATCTGATTTCTATCAAAGTTTTGTGGTGGTGGTGGGATACGTTTTATGTATCTATTTTATGTTGTTAcctatttatttcatcaattaatTGCCCCCCAGAAGGAATGTTTGTAC from Antedon mediterranea chromosome 5, ecAntMedi1.1, whole genome shotgun sequence carries:
- the LOC140049634 gene encoding estradiol 17-beta-dehydrogenase 11-like is translated as MFVLFQYLVTVLRVIFATCEGIYGFFKPSERKNVAGETVLITGAGQGMGRLYALHFAKLGAKVVLWDINKEGNEKTESEVKEMGGDAYAVTVDVRRKEQVYDAAKVVKSEVGKVDILINNAGVFSGESICKLTDEQIVRTFEVNTLSHFWTIRAFLPDMLEDDYGHIVTVSSLAGKFGTIPRLTDYCASKYAAVGLTECLDCELRSTGNTGVKTTLICPFFIDTGFIHGITIKHGDDILKKEEVANLVVDAILREKRECMIPFNWNLKAVLKTLLPFQAQNVLEKFFAINVRSQSAFRH